The Candidatus Woesearchaeota archaeon genome segment TCGTGATATTCCTCACTTCTGATTTCACAGTGTTGCCTGCAGAATCAGTGCAGTTGATATACCACTCATATTTCCCATCAGGTATCTCACTCTCAGGGATCAGGCTTGTCACAGAACCGTTTTCTGCTGACCCATTGTTTGAATAGAGGGAATCATCCAGGTAGAGCGAACAGTTGAGCGTCTCATCCAGGCTGTCAGATCCTGTGAAGTTGAAATATGTGAGATTGTCATTTGTGTAGTATTCATTGTCAGGATACCAGAGACTGACTGAAGGGCCCTGATTGTCGACAGTGAACACTCTTGTCTCTGAAACACCCCACTGGCCCGCATTGTCTGTGCAGTTCACATACCATTGATAGTAGCCATCACCAAATCCGCTGACTGTGGTGTTTGTATAGGAATTGTTGGCTGTCTGATGGCTGCTGTTCAGTGCGCCGTTGATGTAGAGGCCGCAGTCCAGCAGATTATCCTGGTTATCAGCCACACTCCAGTTGAATATATATGATGTATCTTGTGCATAAGTCTGGTTTGCAGGGCTTGGGTCGAGCAGGGTTATGACCGGCACCGTAGTATCGACAAAGGTATAACCGAGGATGGGACTCATGTTCTCGTGATAAGCCTTGTCCACAGTGGCTATCCTTATCGAATGGTTCCCATCGCCCAATGAAAGGGTGTGATTGGTCCTGTTGTCCGGTGTAGAGGCATTCAGCACATCGTCGATATATATCTTGTAATAACCCACACCTGAGCCAGTATCGACACCTGCGCTCCAGTTTATGAAGACAGCTGTATCATCGAAATCAGGGTGGGTCAGGGCTGCAGGATATCCTGGGTATTCTACATCCACTGATACATTGAATCCCGCCCTGTATTCTGAAAAAGTCTCGTTATCATTGACTGTGATGTTCCATTCATATTCCTTATCATAACTTGGGTTCCTTGCAGTCACAGTGAAGGTGAAGTTGCCTGTCTCAGACGGCTCGACATAGTACTGCGTATCATTCGCCTCGCATTTTATCCATCTCGGATCGATGCTTGCTGTCACTCCGCCGCCGAGAGGCCTCAAGGAACAGTGGTAATATTCACCTATATTGATGGTGAAATTGTCAGGCCACACTGTCGTGACATTGAAAGAGGCGGTGTTGGATGCATTGTTCTCAAATACCAGGGTCACAGTCTCATTCTCCCCGCCTGCAAACCACTTGTCGCCATAATATCCTGTGTACCAGTCGACAAGAGTAAGAGGGAAGAATTCTGACATTATGAAGGTCATTTCAGCATACCCTGTTATGTTGAGCTGCTTGGACTGGGCAGCATAACCAATGGAAGAGGCTTCCACAGTATAGTTTGTCTGATAGACAGTTGCTGTGCTGTTCTTTATGTATTCAGTCAGGATCTTCCTTGCTATCTGGCCGGATGAGTTGGTAAGCTCATCGAACACCTTGGAACCAATGTTGTTTCTTGCAGTGACATTCGCTCCCGGCAATGGACCTGATGAGTTGCTCACAGAGACATCAAGATACCACGAGACATTCGCTGAGGACAATCCATCTGTATTGAGGTCCACAAATGAGCAGTTCACGAGATGATTCGTCATGACAGAGCTGGCATTTGAATAGACATCGTCAACAGTCCCATTGAAGGATGAATCCACAAGCATCACATCCTGTGTATCATCAAGATAGACAGACTGGCTGTAGTTGCTTATGGTGCAGGAAGTCACATTCACGCTGCTGTTCCTGAAGAAGAACCCTTTGCTTCCTGTATCATCCCCCCCTGTCAGGGAGGATCCATTGCAGTCGACAAATATGTCTGAAGTGTTTATAATGACTACACCATTGTCATCAGTATCATTAATCATATAATCATCACGGCAGATGACTGTGTTCTCATTGAGATACACATTATCCCCTCTAAGAGTCCTGCAAGCAGGGTATTGGTGACCAAGCCCCAATATCGGCCCCTTATCCACCACAAGACTGCCCACATATCCATAATTCGCCTGACTGTAGGGATATTCTATTCCTGAATCGCCGAAACCATCGCTGTCTGAATCATTAATAAGCAGGAGATTGGTGAATACATCACTCCAATAATTGCCCTTGAATACACCTCCATCATTTATGTAGAACATATTTGATGAATCACCTGATGAAGCATGCACACGGCTCGTGCCTGAGAAATTATTGAAGAATATTGTGTTGTTTCCGCTGTCTGTGCCTATCAACAAACCATTAGTGTTGCTTAACAGGGTATTGTTGAATATCGAGTTGTTATCTGAACCTGTAAAGATATAGATGGGCCGGTGATTGCCATAAAAAAATGAATCTGAAATGTTATTGTAATCGGAATCTGTTAACACGAGCCCTGCCCTGGTCCTTGATACATTGATGCTGTCCAGGGTTGCATGGGAAGTATGGTACAGAGACAGCCCGTTATTGATACCTAAATCAGTGCCTCTCACTGTTATGTTGGTGAGATTTGAATAATCTGCATAATTCAGTATAAGCTGTGAGAACTCCATATCAGCAAGATTGACAGAATAATTGTACCACCCTATTGGCTTTCCGCGTGAACCGTTCACATTTGTCAGATTCTGATGAGATGATTGTAAAAGCCTATTGACATCATGCTGGGAATTATCCATGAAAATGCTGTCTGATATCCTGTTTCCCTCTGATTTGACAAAATTCAGGCCATAAAAATTATTGGATGAGTTGATATTTGTCAGTGTGGCATTATCTGTATATATCAATGCCAGCTGATTGTTCGCAAGGGCTCCTGAATCTCCCACAGTGACATTATTGATGATTGAGTGGTCAGCATTGCACAGCACCATCATTGAAGCCCTCTTATCTGCCAAATTGACAGTATTGTTATAGAACAACAGAGGATAGCCACCAGAGCCTGTGTTGTTCTCTATCCTGTTGCCGCATATACCAACAGGAGCATTCACATCGATAGAAAGGTCAAGAGTTCTGCTCCTATTCACTGAATTGTTATGCAGATAATTACCGGAGCTGGTACCAGTGATCTGTATCCCATAGTTAAAATAATCAAAATTGCAGCTCCTGAGCTCGATACCTGACCTGTCCGTGAGACGAACACCTATGCCGCGCGAAGCCACACCTTCCACAAAATGATTATTCCCGATGAAATTTGATCCATTGCAGTCCAGGATTGTGTCATTGGCTGTGAAATTGAAGATCCCATTCTCATCTGTGTCATTCACCTGATATGTGCCTGGGCAGATGAGTGTGTTGGCATTAATCAAAAAATTGTCGGTTATACCATTGGCACTCAGATTAGAGATATTCAAACACGGTCCAAACTCCACACCCATCGGCGCGAAGAGGCTGCCGAAATAGGTGATGTTCGCCCAGACCACTTTGTTCAAGGTGTCAACACCCTTTGACTCGAAGAAAGAATCATTTATCCACTCTCCTGCCGATGAGTTATACTTCCATATCTGCAGAGTCGATTCATCAACACCACCCAAGTCTGATTCGTTGTAGGAGAAGTTGATGTAAATCCAGGAATCACCACTAGTGTTCGTGATATTGAGATAATGACTAATGTTAAGATAACCGATAGGATCAGGTGGAACGTCAGTTATGTTGCTGAGACTAAAATTTTGACCGAAAAATGACAGCTGATTGTTATCAATAGTGATATCAGCAAACCTGTTATCTGTAGCATACCCATCATAGATTACATCATATGATGCGCCTACGCTCAGGTTAGTGAAATTGGCCCCCGTAGCATTATATAGGTAAATACCATAGCGGCCATTGGCATGGATGTCTGAATCTCTGATTACTGTACCTGAGGAGCTAATTATCTCAACACCCCACCTCTCACTTGAATATATTGTTGAGCCGATGATGGTGTTGTAATTGGAGGCATCCCCAATGTAAAGTGCATCATAGTTAGGACTTGAATTCATGAGTGAATCAGTAATCACATTATAAGAGCTGTTGTAGAACTCCACTGCATAATACCCAGCTTTGGCAATCATGCCAGAAATATTATTATGATTAGAACCGTAATCAAGCATCAATCCTTGATCCTGTGCAATTCCAGTGCAATTGAATATCTTATTATAAGAACTATCCTCCAAATATATCCCATAATCATTATTTGAAGCCTGTCCTGTAGAGTTGAGTATTGAATTGTTCGAGCTTGCTTCCAGACTGATCCCATAGCTTTCAGCAGCATATCCAGTTGAATTGACAATGGAATTATTTGAGCTTGACAGAATGAAAATGCCTCTCTCCCAGGAAGAGTTCCCCAATGAATTTAGTATCCTTGAGTTATTTGTATTATTCAGGAAAATAGCCGGACTGTAATCAGTCACGTTGCATTTCTCTATGGTTATGCCGCTCAGACCGTTAGCATAAATGCCGTATGCATCAGAGGCCCCTCCCCCACCTATAATAAGAGATCCGTTGCAGTCCAATATTATATTATCAGATGTGAAATTGAAGATCCCATTGGCATCTGTGTCATTGATGGGATAAGTCCCGGGGCACAGTACAGTGTCGCCTGTGAGTGGGGTATTATCGAGTACAGGGGCCATGCATGATCTGATTGTTACCTCATTGCTGCACACCTCAATTCCAAGGTCATATCCGTCATAAGGTGTGACACAGGCCTGCCATGTCTCGCCTGCAGATGTGAATATGCTTGTCAGGGTGTCTGCCAGGGCAACCCCGTCATGATTGTTATCGCTGATGAAGCCGTCTTTGTATTTTACAGTGGAAAGGTCATAATCCACACCGGATGCAACATAGCCCGCGACATAGATATTTCCTGAAGCATCAACCTCTGTAGCCCATGCCTCCCCTCCTCCGGCTTTGGTGATGTTCCATATCTGTTTGCCTTCATCATTATACTTGAAAGTCATCAGATTGTCGCTGACACCAAGATCTGAGACTCCGGAAAAATATATGTAGCCTAGACTGTCGACTGCTAAACCTGCTGCATAATCATCTCCGCCGCTGTCATAGGTCACATCCCAATTATAATTCCCCCCACGACCATATTTGACAGTGATGATGTCATAATCTCCGCTGCCATTGACCTGGCCTGTGACATAGACATTCCCTGAATCATCAGCATCGACACGCCAGCCGTAATCATCTTCTCCGCCGCTGTCATAAGTCGCATTCCACTGATAATCCCCGCTGCTGTTGTACTTGACAACCAGGATATCTGAGTCTCCGCCGGTCTCTGCCCCCCCGGAGATATAGAGATTGTCTGAATCATCGATTGCGAGATCCCACGCATAATCCTGCCCGCCGCTGTCAAAATTCACATCCCAGATATAGCTGCCAGTATCATCATACTTGAATATCACAAAATCGTTTTTGTTTGTGCCGTCTATGTATGAAAATCCGCCAACATAGATATTACCTTCTGAATCGACAACTATGCCTGTTGGCACATCATTATTGCTGCCCCCGCTGTCATATGTCATATTGAACTGGTAATCCCCGGTGCTGTTGTATTTGAAGGTCAGCATTGTGTACTTGGTTCCGTTATGGGATTCTCCTGTGAAATAGACATCGCCGGCCGCATCGGTAGTGACTGCATAGATACTGTCATCATAACCGCCATCATAATCCTCGGTCCATAATATGTTCCCTCCAGCGTCATATTTTACGATCTGGAAATCTGGTGTCGCACCGACAGACACCTCTCCTGCTGTGTACACATTGCCAAGAGGATCCACAGCGATGCCCCACGCATAATCATCAGTGCCTCCGCTGTTGTATGTCGCATCCCACATCTCTGCGACGAATATCTCGCTGTCCCTGTACCACTCACCGAAATAGGTTATGTTGTCACCGTCGATATCATACCCATCGGCGGACAGGGTTAGGTTCTCATGTGTGTAGTTCGTCAGGTATAAGCCTGCCAGCACAGATGATGAAAGCACAGGAGGATTGTTAGTCGCCCTTTTCCAGTCAAGTATCGGACCATAGTCATAAACATTGCCGACCACATTGCCATATGAGGAATTGTAAGGGTATTCAGGGCCTGAATCGCCGAAACCATCCAGGTCTTTGTCTGTCACATCTACAGATTTGATGTCATCCCAGTAATTGCCGTGCGGGACTCCTGTGGAGTTGTCAAAGAAACGGTTTGAGATAGGAAATGGCTCAAGCACAGTGCTGTTGGCATGCACGTGATTGTCAGTGAAGTTGTTGAGGAAGAATATATTGTTGTATGTCAGACCGGCCATCATTATCCCAATGAGGTCATTGCCGTACAGGTGGCTGCTCTTCACTGTATTATTGTTGCCTTGGAGATCAATGCCTATCTTGTTTCCGGATATGGTGCAGCCGGTTATGTTTGTCAGGTTCATGTCGCTTGTCAGGATGCCTCTGCCCCTATTATTTGAGATATCTGTATGATTGATGGCACTGTCTGACAAATGTGTGATATTCATTCCATGGAAATTGTCTGTCAGATGGTTATCATGGATAAGCAGCCTGAGAGCCTCAGGGATCGCCATGCCTATGCTGTTATTGAAGAAACTGTCATGCAGGAGAGCAGAATCATTTGCCTTCTCCAGATTAGCTCCGTGGGTATAATTGGCAAATGTGCAGTTCTTCACAGTGATATTGTGCTGTTCAAGGATGAACAATCCGGATCCTGAACCATTGCCTATGAATGATGAGCCGTTGCAGTCCAGCACAACATCATCCACTGAGAAATTGAATACTCCGTTCCGGTCTGTGTCATTCCTGTAGTAAGTATCATAACATAGTATGATGTCCTGATCAACAAGAGTATTATCAAGATCAGGCGTGACACATTGCGCAGAGACAAGGGAAGCGAAGAAGGGTATCAAGATTAGTAATACTAGAATAAATAAGACTCTATCACGTCTTTTTTTCTGCAATTCCACACCCCTTTAATAACCTCAGATGAGGTTTTCCCCAAAAAATTTAAATTCATTTATGGCAGATCATATTTAAAGGTTTTGCTTTGTTTAAAAATATCCAGAAAAAAATCATAAATATTTAATCAAAAAAAATTAGCACTTTGGAGTGCTCAATGCTTTGCAACATCATATAAGGCTCTCAATGATGCGATCGCTGCACCAGGCGCCACGAAGCTGACCACATATTTCAGGAACAGGTCAAAGTACCAGTGGCTCCAGATAGTGAGGAGCGAACTTCCTGCAATCATGAATGTGATCGAT includes the following:
- a CDS encoding right-handed parallel beta-helix repeat-containing protein codes for the protein MQKKRRDRVLFILVLLILIPFFASLVSAQCVTPDLDNTLVDQDIILCYDTYYRNDTDRNGVFNFSVDDVVLDCNGSSFIGNGSGSGLFILEQHNITVKNCTFANYTHGANLEKANDSALLHDSFFNNSIGMAIPEALRLLIHDNHLTDNFHGMNITHLSDSAINHTDISNNRGRGILTSDMNLTNITGCTISGNKIGIDLQGNNNTVKSSHLYGNDLIGIMMAGLTYNNIFFLNNFTDNHVHANSTVLEPFPISNRFFDNSTGVPHGNYWDDIKSVDVTDKDLDGFGDSGPEYPYNSSYGNVVGNVYDYGPILDWKRATNNPPVLSSSVLAGLYLTNYTHENLTLSADGYDIDGDNITYFGEWYRDSEIFVAEMWDATYNSGGTDDYAWGIAVDPLGNVYTAGEVSVGATPDFQIVKYDAGGNILWTEDYDGGYDDSIYAVTTDAAGDVYFTGESHNGTKYTMLTFKYNSTGDYQFNMTYDSGGSNNDVPTGIVVDSEGNIYVGGFSYIDGTNKNDFVIFKYDDTGSYIWDVNFDSGGQDYAWDLAIDDSDNLYISGGAETGGDSDILVVKYNSSGDYQWNATYDSGGEDDYGWRVDADDSGNVYVTGQVNGSGDYDIITVKYGRGGNYNWDVTYDSGGDDYAAGLAVDSLGYIYFSGVSDLGVSDNLMTFKYNDEGKQIWNITKAGGGEAWATEVDASGNIYVAGYVASGVDYDLSTVKYKDGFISDNNHDGVALADTLTSIFTSAGETWQACVTPYDGYDLGIEVCSNEVTIRSCMAPVLDNTPLTGDTVLCPGTYPINDTDANGIFNFTSDNIILDCNGSLIIGGGGASDAYGIYANGLSGITIEKCNVTDYSPAIFLNNTNNSRILNSLGNSSWERGIFILSSSNNSIVNSTGYAAESYGISLEASSNNSILNSTGQASNNDYGIYLEDSSYNKIFNCTGIAQDQGLMLDYGSNHNNISGMIAKAGYYAVEFYNSSYNVITDSLMNSSPNYDALYIGDASNYNTIIGSTIYSSERWGVEIISSSGTVIRDSDIHANGRYGIYLYNATGANFTNLSVGASYDVIYDGYATDNRFADITIDNNQLSFFGQNFSLSNITDVPPDPIGYLNISHYLNITNTSGDSWIYINFSYNESDLGGVDESTLQIWKYNSSAGEWINDSFFESKGVDTLNKVVWANITYFGSLFAPMGVEFGPCLNISNLSANGITDNFLINANTLICPGTYQVNDTDENGIFNFTANDTILDCNGSNFIGNNHFVEGVASRGIGVRLTDRSGIELRSCNFDYFNYGIQITGTSSGNYLHNNSVNRSRTLDLSIDVNAPVGICGNRIENNTGSGGYPLLFYNNTVNLADKRASMMVLCNADHSIINNVTVGDSGALANNQLALIYTDNATLTNINSSNNFYGLNFVKSEGNRISDSIFMDNSQHDVNRLLQSSHQNLTNVNGSRGKPIGWYNYSVNLADMEFSQLILNYADYSNLTNITVRGTDLGINNGLSLYHTSHATLDSINVSRTRAGLVLTDSDYNNISDSFFYGNHRPIYIFTGSDNNSIFNNTLLSNTNGLLIGTDSGNNTIFFNNFSGTSRVHASSGDSSNMFYINDGGVFKGNYWSDVFTNLLLINDSDSDGFGDSGIEYPYSQANYGYVGSLVVDKGPILGLGHQYPACRTLRGDNVYLNENTVICRDDYMINDTDDNGVVIINTSDIFVDCNGSSLTGGDDTGSKGFFFRNSSVNVTSCTISNYSQSVYLDDTQDVMLVDSSFNGTVDDVYSNASSVMTNHLVNCSFVDLNTDGLSSANVSWYLDVSVSNSSGPLPGANVTARNNIGSKVFDELTNSSGQIARKILTEYIKNSTATVYQTNYTVEASSIGYAAQSKQLNITGYAEMTFIMSEFFPLTLVDWYTGYYGDKWFAGGENETVTLVFENNASNTASFNVTTVWPDNFTINIGEYYHCSLRPLGGGVTASIDPRWIKCEANDTQYYVEPSETGNFTFTVTARNPSYDKEYEWNITVNDNETFSEYRAGFNVSVDVEYPGYPAALTHPDFDDTAVFINWSAGVDTGSGVGYYKIYIDDVLNASTPDNRTNHTLSLGDGNHSIRIATVDKAYHENMSPILGYTFVDTTVPVITLLDPSPANQTYAQDTSYIFNWSVADNQDNLLDCGLYINGALNSSHQTANNSYTNTTVSGFGDGYYQWYVNCTDNAGQWGVSETRVFTVDNQGPSVSLWYPDNEYYTNDNLTYFNFTGSDSLDETLNCSLYLDDSLYSNNGSAENGSVTSLIPESEIPDGKYEWYINCTDSAGNTVKSEVRNITIDTVAPSIHYTDSPPDNFNTSLNNVDVEFYFNDSLSPNSSCSMHASAGHELTIFHVLNYTDTNLSITIMPQGNHVYNISCTDLAGNVGHGTNRNIEVDWTPPTVVLNSPGNDTYSQATEYWMNWTAWDNIDPLLQCSLNLNGLPPAPPTPTVNNSWATDGIGGLSEGLHYWNVTCYDNALNSDTSVTYRFIVDYTNPLVTALGPVNSFNTSDNTTDFGFIYTDSLSPNASCTLLLDGIQYGQNVSVWNNTATNITSS